A segment of the Marmota flaviventris isolate mMarFla1 chromosome 2, mMarFla1.hap1, whole genome shotgun sequence genome:
CATGGAGCTGAAGGAATCAACAGCTAACCATCGCCCCGCATGACTTAAGTGTGTGCCCAGAGGTCCCGGAGCCAGGCTGAGGCCCAGCACCTGGTGAACAAAGCTGTCACTTCACAGGTAAGGCCAGGAGCCAACGCCTGGAGAGGCTTGCCTTCCTGAGCTGCCTggtggcccaggcccaggccagcaCAATATGACCTACTCACCGGGCCTCGGTCATTGTGTACTAAGTAGGGGTGCGGAGGATCCAAGGTGGGTAACAGCAGGGCCTCGGCCGGAGCCTGTGCCCATGGGGGCCCTATACAGGAGCCAGGGGGAGGTGACGGCAGTGCCGGAGGGAGACTTGGGCAATGCTATGGaggtgagagggagagggaggttcTCCATTTTGCCCAGCTGAGGGTTTCCTGGCTGTCCAATCCAGGGACTAGTTCAGCTGATGGCACGGTCATCAGCTCCTCACTGGCCTCTGCTtcccctgccctgggcctcccTGAGGCTGCTGGGCAGATGGGCTGGGAGCTGGTCAGGGAGCCAGAGCCCAGGGCCCCACTCACCGTTACTGTGATTTCCTGTCTGGAGGGAAGCCGGGGGCTGCAGGTTGCTGCTCAAGGCCCCATAGCCACGGTAGCTGTAGTTGAGGCTGCCGTTGACATACACAGGGTCCTGGGAGTAGGAGGAGGCTGGCAGTGAGTAGGTGGAGTGGGTGATGGCTGCGGAGTCCCGGGAGTGCTGCTTGTCCAGGGCTATGGGCTCGTCCTGCAGAGGCAAGAGGGTGGTGCTGGGGAGCCAGGGTGCAGCAGACCCCGGCCAAGGTCCCTGGGCACAGGATCCATAACGGCTGAAGCCCCAGGTTTAACCTGTTCCTGCTCCCTGGGGgtcacctcccccagccacctcCCTGACTCTGCGGATGGTCACTGCCAAGGCAACGACCCTTTCCAGGTCCTCTGGTCTTGGGATGAAGTCTGACTCCCTGTCACAAGTTCTGCAGGGCCTCTGTGACTCCCCCACCACTTCTGGGCACAGTCCCCTCTGTCCCTTGGCCCACCGTAGGGTAACTGGTGGCCCCCCGTGGGTGCAGCCCGGGAACTGGTGGAGCAGGCACCTGCGAGGACTGGTAAATCTCCAGGCGCATCCTCTTGGCGGCTTTCCTGGTCTCGCTCTCGCAGGCGGCGGCGAGGATGTTCTCTGCCATGGCGGAGGTCAGGTGGGGCGGCGTGGGTCTGGTCTGTAGGTAGAAGGGGCAGCAAGCTGGATGGTGCGGGCAGAGGCCTGGCCCAGGGTGGGGCAGGAACTGGGGGTCCAGGACCAGGGAGCCTTTCCAGGCTTCAGGTTCCCCATTTAAAACAGGAGTCAAGGGACCTGCTTCCAGGGCTGCTGGTGGGTTCTGGGCCAGGCGCCCGGCCGTGGGACGCTCAGGAccccgggctggggctggggagccaGAGTGGCGCCGTTGGGGAGAGCTCACCATCTCCATGCCGTTCTTCTTCATGCGCCGGCAGGACTTGAGGTACGTGCGGATGCGCTTGCGGGCCCGCTCCTGGAACTCGGGGAACTGCCGGCTGCAGGACTCGATGATGGCCTGGATCTTCTCCTTGGGCTGCTTGGAGATAGGCACCATGCGGTCCAGGTTCTCGTCCACAAAGAGGCGCACAAACATCTGTGGGGGACACAGGCTCTCAGGGCGGCTGTCCCTGCGCGCATCCCCCAACGCTGGCCCTGCCCAATGCTCACGTTGAAGGCCTTGAGGCGCTCGGGGTCCATGCCCTCAGAGTCATTCATCTTGTCATTGTCCTCGTGGTCGTCATggtcatcatcgtcatcatctgCCGTGGGGGCCCGGCCCACAGTCAGGTCTTCAGGGCAGCCACTGACCTCAGTCTTGATGGAGTCGTAGCTCCCAGAGCTGTAAGGTGGGGACTGGCCGGAGGCAGGAGGCAAAGGGTCAGTCAGCCTGTGGCTGCTAGCATGGTCCCCTATAGGCCACAGGGACCTGGGGACCCACTCTTCAAGGCCCTGAGCAAATCTCCCCTCTCCAGCTCCCTTCATCTGTGACATGGGTGCAGCACTCCTGCCCAACACCCTTCCTGACCTTTCCCCCTGGAGGCAAGGGGGGGCAGTGGTTTCCTGCACACGGTGCCCACACCAGGCCCTGCCACACTGCCTGAGGGACACAGAGGACTCCCAGCCCACCCTTCCGTGTGCCAGGATCTGTTTTGGCTTCTGGGATTCCTTTCTGATCCCCAAGGGGCTGCTATCCTGAGTTGACAACCAAGCTGTCaccagagcaggaggagggacaGATGGGCTGGGAGGGGAAACAGCCCCGGCGAAGGGCCGACAGGCAGAGTTGGTTTCTGGAGTGCTCAGGGCTCTGTCTGCCCACAAGGAGACACTGGGGCCCCAGTGAGGACGTGTGCGCAGAAGCAGGAGAGGGAGTCAGACCCAGCCCACCTGCCCCCCCAACTCCTGCGGCCGAGCAGGCTCCATGTGCCCCTCCGTCCACAGCGCACGTCACTTTCCTGAGTACGTGGCTCTTGCTCCCCTCTCTGTTGCTAGGAGGACATCCCTGGGGCCTCACCCTTTCTCTGTACCTGTGTCCAGCCCCACAccacctgccctgcccctgcctcagggccttaCTCGGGGATTGCTATCATTAGCCTGTTAGAAGGTCGGCATCTGTGCCCTCTCCTGACTTCCTGGCCCTTGCTCTGCAAGAGGCTGGCATCTAGCAGGTGAGGAGCTGGGCTCTTGGAACACAGCTGCAGGTCAGGTGCTGTGATGTTCTGTGACATATCCTGGAGGGACCCCAGCCCTCAAGGAGCACATCAGTGAAGACACAGCCTGGCACCCGGTGCTGCGGGCCTTCCTCCACTGCTGCCCCAGGCTCTGGTGACCAGACCCCTGGGGCCAGCATCCTGGTGCTGCCTGTCTCCTCTTCCATACACAGGCTGAAAGGAAGGCCCCAGCCCTCCAGACAGTGCAGAGGGTCAAAAGACCTGCCTGGCACAGTGCTGGCTACCAGCTGGCCATGAGGCCTGGGCAGGTCACATTGCCTGGGCCAGAGCAGACTGTGGGAACTACAGGTAACACTCATGGCCCCTTCTCACTGCTTTGGTCCCTGAGCCCTGGGCCCACCCCTGGGACCTGTGGCCATGGAGGCAATGGCTAGGGGGCCCCGAGGATCCaacctgccccctgcccccaacagcagctctgcctgctccctgcaccctgccagACAACACTCTGGCCAGAGACGACTCGGCACCATCCCTTTGTACCCATGAGACACCGTCGGGAGCCAGCCTTGGCACCTACCCCGCCCGCTCTGCAGAACAGTCAGCCCAGGAAGGGGGAGTGACTGTCCAGGGGGAagctggagcccagggctgcagggctggggaagATGTCCCAGGAGAACCGCACCCTCCAGTGCCATCCTGTTCTATTGCAGGAAACCTAAATGGCCCCAAGATGGCGCGTGGAAGTGTGAGAGTGACCCCATGATGGGGGGGCCTGCCCTGCCCACCTTCTCCCCCCTGGCCTGGGAAGAACTCCACCCCTGTATCCCTGGGGCCTCACCTTTTCTCTGTACCATCTGGAAAACGAGGACAGGCAAGCAAAGTATCCAGGAAGCGTGAGGCCTGTGTTTTGGTGCTGAATGTCCCAAGCAAGGGGACAGGTCATAGGCACACAGGTCACCTGCCATCTCCCATTCCAGAGCCTCTCTCAGAAAATGATGACTTAGTGGCCACAGTCACCACCCTGACCACGGGTCACACGGGGACTGGTTCCAGCTAAACTCAGGCAGATGCCCTTTCATTTCGACCTCATGAGAACCCCGTGGTTTCCCGGGGGGGAGGCCCCCAGCCACGCACCTCGGGGGTGGCCTTCACCCCGTACTTGACACGGCTCCGCAGCCCATCAGCGCTGCAGCCGTCCGAGGGGTAGGAGGGCGTGCCGATTGCAGTGCCTGGTGGGAGCTTGTCGCATAGGTTGATGGGCTGGTCCTCAGTGGTGGCAGTGAAGTCCATGGGGGCGGCAGCACCGTTGCCATTCATCTCGGGGAAGGCGGGGTCGCCCTGCGTGCTGCTGGACGCGGATGGGTTCAGGGTGGAGGAGCCATTGCCGCTGCCGCTCTCGGAGGAGGAGTCGTCTGGAAGGAGAGGCCTGGATGTGAAGCCCGTCCCACACCCACCGCCCCAGCTCCGCAGGGTGTCACGGCAGCCCCTGGAGCCCCTGCCCTGCGCTGCCCAGAGAGCTGCGTTCCCAGAGAGCGGGTGTGCGCCCCTGTCCACCCCACGAGCTCCAGGACGCAGGCTGAGCCAGGGCGCAGTGGCCACGGTGCGGGGTGTGCAGAACAGAGGTCTCTGCTCCCTGAGCCCACAGTACCTCATCCACCCCAAGGGTCCAGAGATTCCCAGCACCTCCAGAGGCTGCAAAATtgcccctccccatccccactgcGCTGCCCCCGCCACCTTGCCCTCCGGGTCCCTCCCCACAGCAGAGCCCCACgtctcctcctctgcctcaggAGAGCAGGATGGCGCCCTGAGAGGCCCAGTCACCCATGCCTCTCCTCACACAAGCCCATGGGGGCAGCCTACATGTAGACACAGCATCCTCAACTGTGCCCTCCGTGCATGGCTGGGTGGCCTTGGACATCCCAAGCAGGGCCTGGGTCTGCACAGGTACCCTTCCTGTGACCCACTGCCCGTGTGCCCCTAGCTTTGTGGCCTTTGCAACTCCCCAGCCAAGTCCTGCTCCAGGGAGGCTCCAGGGTCCCTTCATGTACCCTCTCTGCTCTCCCGAGGTGGGGCGCCCCCTGCTGTGGAGAGCGCAGCACTGCCTGCAGGATGCCGGAGACTGAACTTTACCGCCAGGGCCCGACATCTTCAGATCGAGTCCAGgcctctccccacccaccccaccctccgGACAGCAGCGGAGGCCCAAGCTGCACGGAACTCCAGGGGTCGCTGTCAGGTGAACACCTGGTAGTTCCCGGGGGCGGGCCAGGTGCCCTGGTAGCTGTGCACCCAGCACTAGTGGGGGAGGCGTGGCCACAGAGAGCCCTGACCATGTCAGGCCGCCCCTTCCTCCAGGATAGGGTCGCACTGGACCCTACCCCCACCCTCCCAGCCGGCAGATTATGAAGATTTAGTCCCCGGTGCTGGGCACTGGGCACGCGCACCTCCTGTGCGTCCCCATGGCGACCAAGTGCTCTAGAGCCCAACCAATGGCAGGTCTCCTGGCTGCCCAGGGGCGGGACCGGGCTGCCCATCAAgcagccagggccctgggcagaGGGGGATGGGAAAAGCTCATGCAGTGGCACCCCTCCCCCTCGGCTGCCGCAAGTCCCCTGGGCCACACTGCACATGCTGCTGCAACCTCCTCCTCGGGGCAGGCTGGATCCACGCTCCAGCCACATTCCCCCAGCCTGCAAACGGTTCCCTGTCACCCAGCCTGTGCCCAGCTACTTCTGAGACCACCTAACTCCTCCAGCCCTCACAGAAGGGTCTTCTGGCAGTATCTCCAGTGACCAGGCTGGACATTTGTGAAATGAACAAATCTGCCTGGTGGTActtcctgagcacctactgtgtgtcgGCCCTGTCGCAGGTCCAGAGTAAAGTGATGCCTCCGGCCAGGGGTCAGCCTTCCTGGGGAGGGGTCAGAGGTCTATCAGTGAGCCTACCAGTTAACTGGGAAGGTGAATCATGGGAAGGGGCCCCAACTGTCAAACAAGCCCTTTCATCCCCCCTGTGCTCATCTCCCCCAAGCAGATACCCTTC
Coding sequences within it:
- the Nol4l gene encoding nucleolar protein 4-like isoform X2, translating into MNDSTWMSADPHLASSLSPSQDERMRSPQNLHGQEDDDSSSESGSGNGSSTLNPSASSSTQGDPAFPEMNGNGAAAPMDFTATTEDQPINLCDKLPPGTAIGTPSYPSDGCSADGLRSRVKYGVKATPESPPYSSGSYDSIKTEVSGCPEDLTVGRAPTADDDDDDHDDHEDNDKMNDSEGMDPERLKAFNMFVRLFVDENLDRMVPISKQPKEKIQAIIESCSRQFPEFQERARKRIRTYLKSCRRMKKNGMEMTRPTPPHLTSAMAENILAAACESETRKAAKRMRLEIYQSSQDEPIALDKQHSRDSAAITHSTYSLPASSYSQDPVYVNGSLNYSYRGYGALSSNLQPPASLQTGNHSNGPTDLSMKGGASTTSTTPTPTPSSNSTSRTMPTAQLSPTEISAVRQLIAGYRESAAFLLRSADELENLILQQN